Proteins encoded in a region of the Mucilaginibacter sabulilitoris genome:
- a CDS encoding cytochrome c oxidase subunit II, with amino-acid sequence MGFRKFINSKKLLSFFAAFTLMGTNLLMAQTEAAAGAGGQTDAPQVDWAGVAYYLLLFFLVCLGVAVIGKILKIYDLTLKIQGKKGIKWNTIMAVVCLVFLLAGLYGAYWSFTVQGSMTLPEAASVHGVKIDEMFTVTTVLTMIVFFATQILLFGFLFGYRHSEKRRAHFLPHNNTIEKVWTIAPAIVLTILVVFGFFTWQKIMDNTDAKGEAASINVDITGHQFAWELRYPGKDGKLGPKDFKLVSAANKLGVNFKKKSSFDDLAVDTMYLPVNKSVRLNIQALDVIHSVYMPHFRVQLNAVPGLPTFFKFTPTITTAQMRTKLDDPKFEYLVYCNKICGGGHYNMQKVVRVVTESEYQAWLSRQKPYLSDQLRKELHFAAADQPKTESQNRLALNN; translated from the coding sequence ATGGGATTCAGAAAATTTATAAATTCTAAAAAGTTACTATCATTCTTCGCGGCGTTTACGCTCATGGGTACAAATTTGCTTATGGCGCAAACTGAAGCAGCTGCCGGTGCCGGTGGCCAAACAGATGCCCCACAGGTTGACTGGGCCGGTGTTGCGTATTATTTGCTCCTGTTTTTCCTGGTATGCCTTGGTGTAGCTGTAATAGGTAAAATCCTGAAGATATATGACCTTACACTCAAAATACAAGGCAAAAAAGGTATCAAGTGGAATACCATCATGGCCGTAGTTTGCCTGGTATTCTTATTGGCCGGCTTATATGGTGCTTACTGGTCATTTACCGTACAGGGCAGCATGACTTTACCAGAGGCCGCGTCAGTTCATGGAGTTAAAATTGATGAGATGTTTACCGTCACTACCGTTTTAACCATGATAGTGTTTTTTGCAACCCAGATATTACTGTTTGGATTTTTATTTGGGTACAGGCATTCTGAAAAACGCAGGGCACACTTCCTGCCGCATAATAATACCATTGAAAAGGTTTGGACTATAGCGCCTGCTATTGTTTTAACTATATTGGTTGTGTTTGGCTTTTTCACCTGGCAAAAAATTATGGATAATACCGATGCCAAAGGTGAGGCCGCTTCTATCAACGTTGATATTACCGGACATCAGTTTGCATGGGAACTACGTTACCCGGGCAAAGATGGTAAGTTAGGACCTAAAGATTTCAAATTAGTATCTGCAGCCAATAAGTTAGGTGTTAACTTTAAAAAGAAAAGCAGCTTTGATGATTTAGCTGTTGATACCATGTATCTGCCTGTTAATAAATCAGTAAGATTGAATATACAGGCACTTGATGTAATACACTCTGTTTACATGCCTCATTTCAGGGTTCAGCTTAACGCAGTACCGGGATTACCTACCTTCTTTAAGTTTACGCCTACTATTACTACTGCGCAAATGCGTACTAAACTTGACGATCCTAAATTTGAATACTTAGTTTATTGTAATAAAATATGCGGTGGCGGTCACTACAACATGCAAAAGGTTGTTCGTGTAGTTACCGAATCTGAATACCAGGCCTGGTTGTCAAGGCAAAAACCTTATTTATCTGATCAGTTAAGAAAGGAATTACATTTTGCCGCTGCAGATCAGCCAAAAACAGAGTCACAAAATAGGTTAGCGTTAAATAATTAA
- a CDS encoding DUF3341 domain-containing protein: MSSTKYILGVFDDPDEMMHGIDKLQKNSVPIYDVYTPMPIHGIDAKLGVKDSRLGYAAFMFGCMGGTTIFTLVYYFLVHDWPMDIGGKNAFAIPDFIPVTFEWTVLFASYGMAFTFFFATHLFPGRAPRVMDLRATNDKFVIAIDAKGNIPHEDITNILKEAGASEVKHNDRKYVSYE; encoded by the coding sequence ATGAGCAGCACCAAATATATATTAGGCGTTTTTGATGATCCCGATGAAATGATGCACGGGATTGACAAACTACAAAAAAATAGTGTCCCTATTTATGATGTTTACACGCCAATGCCTATCCACGGTATTGACGCTAAGCTGGGAGTAAAAGATTCAAGATTAGGTTATGCGGCCTTTATGTTCGGCTGCATGGGCGGTACAACCATTTTTACATTGGTTTATTACTTCCTGGTACATGATTGGCCTATGGACATCGGCGGTAAGAATGCTTTTGCTATCCCTGATTTTATCCCGGTAACTTTTGAGTGGACAGTACTGTTCGCTTCGTACGGTATGGCCTTTACCTTCTTTTTCGCCACGCACCTTTTCCCGGGCCGTGCGCCAAGGGTAATGGACCTGAGAGCAACTAACGACAAGTTTGTAATTGCTATTGACGCAAAAGGAAACATACCACACGAGGATATAACCAATATATTAAAAGAAGCAGGAGCAAGTGAAGTTAAGCATAACGACAGAAAATATGTTAGCTATGAATAA
- a CDS encoding c-type cytochrome has protein sequence MLAMNKFRILGTIVIIIAASIVVTSCKDKRSTGWEYAPNMYEHIAYDPDQKNPNFKDGKTAQVPPAGTIPVGFTRFDYPNTKDGYELASVEVKSVIAQTQANYKDGKILFEHFCSPCHGITGQGDGLVVQHGYPPPPSYSKGQSSRGGAMKDLTDGKIYHTITYGVNAMGSYASQLAPEERWKVIMYVHHLQTL, from the coding sequence ATGTTAGCTATGAATAAATTTAGAATATTAGGAACAATAGTTATCATTATCGCTGCTTCGATTGTAGTTACATCGTGCAAGGATAAGAGGAGTACCGGATGGGAGTACGCCCCTAATATGTATGAGCACATCGCATACGATCCGGATCAAAAGAATCCGAATTTTAAGGACGGAAAAACAGCGCAGGTACCACCGGCCGGAACTATACCGGTAGGCTTTACCAGGTTTGATTATCCTAACACAAAAGACGGTTATGAACTGGCAAGCGTTGAGGTTAAAAGCGTAATAGCACAAACCCAGGCTAACTATAAAGATGGAAAAATTTTGTTTGAGCATTTTTGCTCACCTTGCCATGGTATTACTGGTCAGGGCGATGGTTTGGTAGTGCAGCACGGTTATCCACCGCCGCCATCATATTCAAAAGGCCAATCATCACGCGGTGGCGCTATGAAAGACTTAACAGACGGTAAAATATATCATACCATTACTTACGGTGTAAATGCCATGGGATCTTACGCTTCGCAGCTGGCTCCTGAAGAGCGCTGGAAAGTGATCATGTATGTTCACCATTTACAAACTTTATAA
- a CDS encoding quinol:cytochrome C oxidoreductase: protein MKTHNSFDEQFEFSGQAKTLSLAAIVIGVVTIIGGFLAGYGERTFANLLLCGYYFACVCTAGVFFCALQYVAQAGWSASLLRVPQAFAKVLPIAAVTLIVIIAAGLFTTHTTEVEGKQVVAPFLYKIWHAPGVTTPGSENYDPILAGKSGFLNVPFFFIRLIAFLGAYTIFGWLLSKYSNTEDEMGGLFYYKKSFTISAAFLVIFGFTQPLFSFDVVMSLEAHWFSTMFGWYNFAAMWVSCLAVITLTIILLRQKGYMQWITQDHLHNLGQLMFGFSIFWTYVWFAQFLLIYYANLPEESVYFFKRWEPEFKPWFWLSIILNFMAPLLIIMSRDSKRATSVLKTTCIILILGHWLDYFVMIMPGTVGIHGEWWSQITPIEIGMFIGFAGLFTFLVLNALSKFKSLIPKKHPFLQESLHHHI, encoded by the coding sequence ATGAAGACTCACAATAGTTTTGACGAGCAATTTGAATTTTCCGGACAGGCAAAAACATTGAGCTTAGCCGCCATAGTTATTGGCGTGGTAACCATAATTGGTGGCTTTTTAGCCGGTTACGGTGAGCGTACATTTGCCAACTTATTGCTGTGCGGTTATTACTTTGCCTGCGTTTGTACGGCCGGTGTATTTTTCTGCGCGCTGCAGTATGTGGCGCAGGCCGGTTGGTCAGCTTCTTTACTGCGTGTACCACAGGCATTTGCCAAGGTATTGCCAATAGCTGCGGTAACATTAATAGTTATAATAGCGGCTGGCTTGTTTACAACCCATACTACCGAGGTAGAGGGTAAACAAGTTGTTGCACCCTTTTTATATAAAATATGGCATGCACCAGGTGTAACAACGCCAGGCAGCGAAAACTATGACCCTATTTTAGCAGGTAAATCGGGCTTTTTAAATGTACCGTTCTTTTTTATCCGCTTAATTGCGTTTTTAGGTGCGTATACCATTTTTGGCTGGTTGCTTTCAAAATACTCTAACACTGAGGATGAAATGGGCGGTTTGTTTTACTACAAAAAGAGCTTTACTATTTCGGCAGCGTTCCTGGTGATATTTGGATTTACTCAACCCCTGTTTTCATTTGATGTGGTAATGTCATTAGAGGCACATTGGTTCTCAACTATGTTTGGCTGGTATAACTTTGCCGCCATGTGGGTGAGCTGTTTAGCAGTTATTACGCTTACCATTATATTGTTAAGGCAAAAAGGTTATATGCAATGGATCACACAAGATCACTTACATAACCTGGGCCAGTTGATGTTTGGCTTCTCTATATTCTGGACTTATGTATGGTTTGCACAGTTCTTACTTATTTACTATGCCAACTTACCAGAAGAGTCGGTATATTTCTTTAAAAGATGGGAGCCTGAATTTAAACCATGGTTTTGGCTAAGCATCATATTGAACTTTATGGCGCCGTTACTTATCATCATGTCACGTGATTCAAAACGGGCAACAAGCGTATTAAAAACTACCTGTATTATACTGATATTAGGTCACTGGCTTGATTATTTTGTGATGATAATGCCGGGTACCGTAGGCATACATGGCGAATGGTGGTCACAGATCACTCCTATAGAAATAGGTATGTTTATAGGATTTGCAGGCTTATTTACATTCTTGGTGTTGAATGCTTTAAGCAAATTCAAATCGCTTATCCCTAAAAAACATCCGTTCTTGCAGGAGAGCCTTCATCATCACATATAA